In the Apteryx mantelli isolate bAptMan1 chromosome 1, bAptMan1.hap1, whole genome shotgun sequence genome, one interval contains:
- the GPR12 gene encoding G-protein coupled receptor 12, with the protein MNEDLKVNLSWLPQDHVEASSTENVSAAGSSLVPVVDPEPELLVNPWDIVLCTSGTLISCENAVVVLIIFHNPSLRAPMFLLIGSLALADLLAGIGLIINFVFAYLLQSEATKLVTIGLIVASFSASVSSLLAITVDRYLSLYYALTYNSERTVTFTYVMLILLWGASICIGLLPVMGWNCLGDESTCSVIRPLTKNNAAVLSVSFLLMFALMLQLYIQICKIVMRHAHQIALQHHFLATSHYVTTRKGVSTLAIILGTFAACWMPFTLYSLIADYTYPSIYTYATLLPATYNSIINPVIYAFRNQEIQKALWLICCGCIPSNLSQRARSPSDV; encoded by the coding sequence ATGAATGAAGATCTGAAGGTTAATTTGAGCTGGCTGCCTCAGGACCATGTAGAAGCCAGCTCCACAGAGAATGTCTCAGCCGCAGGCTCCTCCCTGGTTCCTGTTGTAGACCCGGAGCCAGAGCTCTTGGTCAACCCCTGGGACATTGTTCTGTGTACTTCAGGAACCCTTATCTCCTGCGAAAATGCCGTTGTGGTTCTTATCATTTTCCATAATCCCAGTCTGCGTGCCCCCATGTTCCTCCTGATAGGCAGCCTGGCACTTGCAGATCTCTTAGCGGGAATCGGATTGATCATCAATTTTGTTTTTGCCTACCTTCTGCAGTCAGAAGCGACCAAACTGGTTACAATTGGACTGATTGTGGcctctttctctgcctctgtCAGCAGCTTGCTGGCTATTACTGTTGATCGTTACCTCTCGCTGTATTACGCTTTGACTTATAATTCAGAAAGGACTGTCACTTTTACCTATGTCATGCTTATACTGCTCTGGGGAGCGTCTATCTGTATTGGACTGCTGCCTGTAATGGGCTGGAACTGCCTCGGAGATGAATCCACCTGCAGTGTTATCAGACCACTCACTAAAAATAATGCAGCTGTCCTTTCAGTCTCTTTCCTGCTTATGTTTGCCCTCATGCTGCAGCTCTACATTCAAATCTGTAAAATCGTGATGCGCCATGCCCATCAGATTGCCTTGCAACACCATTTCCTGGCCACTTCCCACTATGTGACCACCCGAAAAGGAGTGTCTACTTTGGCCATTATTTTGGGGacttttgctgcttgctggatGCCTTTTACACTCTATTCTTTAATAGCAGATTACACCTATCCTTCTATATATACCTACGCCACCCTCCTGCCAGCTACGTACAATTCCATCATCAATCCTGTAATATATGCTTTTAGGAACCAGGAGATACAAAAAGCACTTTGGCTCATCTGTTGTGGCTGTATACCTTCTAACCTGTCTCAGAGAGCAAGATCACCCAGTGATGTCTGA